The following coding sequences lie in one Pontibacter sp. G13 genomic window:
- a CDS encoding RloB family protein produces MPRERKEFFRESNIREKERIIVLAFEGNIAEEAYFQEIKASTRFLNDLVYLHILTRPRSDTNSAPQHVFQRLQREAKDHFHFGDKDELWMVIDRDKWSNIPEMVELCEAEGNMYVAVSNPCFEFWLLLHIFEFSEISERDRAKILQNRRISNKKTFIDQFLGERIEGGYNKRRPMAHRFLPGLDQAVEAARALDTRSQITPTGLGSHVYKIVEGLIGPES; encoded by the coding sequence ATGCCTCGAGAACGCAAGGAATTTTTTCGAGAGAGTAACATTCGCGAAAAAGAACGGATCATCGTTCTGGCCTTTGAAGGCAATATCGCCGAAGAAGCCTATTTCCAAGAAATTAAAGCCTCAACCCGGTTCCTCAATGATCTGGTGTATCTTCATATCCTGACTCGCCCAAGGTCGGACACCAATAGCGCACCCCAACATGTGTTTCAGCGGCTCCAACGAGAGGCAAAGGATCACTTCCATTTCGGCGACAAGGACGAATTGTGGATGGTGATCGACCGTGACAAATGGAGCAATATCCCCGAGATGGTGGAGCTTTGCGAAGCAGAAGGGAATATGTATGTTGCAGTGAGTAACCCCTGCTTCGAATTCTGGCTGCTGCTCCACATCTTTGAATTTTCAGAGATCTCCGAGCGGGATCGAGCCAAGATTCTCCAGAATCGCCGAATCTCCAACAAGAAGACCTTCATCGACCAATTTCTGGGAGAGCGAATCGAAGGGGGATACAACAAGCGTCGCCCTATGGCTCACCGTTTTCTGCCCGGCTTGGATCAAGCGGTCGAGGCTGCGCGAGCGCTGGATACGCGGTCTCAGATTACGCCCACAGGATTGGGTTCACATGTCTACAAAATCGTCGAAGGCCTGATCGGCCCTGAATCGTAA
- a CDS encoding AraC family transcriptional regulator → MLQEFYRTDQARVDISSIDQIDVHSQTHGIALKMVIEGHEQYQVGTFNGKVQKGQMLLLDEKTPFIAHIHESRPQIGMCVDLPKSWVQSISEPVLEIHDSKQWEIPAAVYTLEAYPFYQQMRHFHRNLSLFNWQGEGHEYLFELATHFHEFLLTIRGERAKIPAVKRSTKWAIHQRLHVALSYVHDQMRNPFSLSDIAAVSMLSEYHLCRLFRKVYGKTLFQYHEHLKLEASKRLLQSGHYSVVEVSDELGFTDQSYFAKRFRKATGTSPGKYARSYRTA, encoded by the coding sequence ATGTTGCAGGAATTCTATCGGACTGACCAAGCGCGTGTGGACATTTCCTCCATTGACCAAATCGATGTTCATTCGCAGACCCACGGCATCGCCCTGAAAATGGTCATCGAAGGCCATGAGCAATACCAAGTGGGGACATTCAACGGCAAGGTTCAGAAGGGGCAGATGCTCCTTCTGGATGAAAAAACGCCCTTCATTGCCCACATTCATGAATCTCGACCACAAATCGGAATGTGCGTCGATCTCCCCAAATCATGGGTGCAGTCCATATCTGAGCCGGTGTTGGAGATTCACGATTCGAAGCAATGGGAGATTCCTGCGGCAGTTTACACCTTGGAAGCCTATCCCTTTTATCAGCAGATGCGGCATTTTCATCGAAACCTGAGCCTATTCAATTGGCAGGGAGAAGGCCATGAGTATCTGTTTGAACTGGCCACGCATTTCCATGAATTCCTCCTGACCATCCGAGGGGAACGGGCCAAGATTCCCGCTGTGAAACGATCCACGAAATGGGCCATTCACCAGCGGCTACATGTGGCCTTGAGCTATGTCCATGATCAGATGCGGAATCCGTTTTCCCTCTCGGACATTGCCGCCGTTTCCATGCTCAGCGAATATCATCTGTGTCGCCTCTTTCGCAAGGTCTATGGCAAGACCCTTTTTCAATATCACGAGCATTTAAAACTAGAAGCGTCCAAACGCCTGCTGCAATCGGGGCATTACTCCGTCGTGGAGGTGTCTGACGAATTGGGCTTTACTGATCAGTCCTACTTCGCCAAACGATTCCGAAAGGCCACGGGCACCTCCCCCGGAAAATATGCAAGATCCTACCGAACCGCCTGA